One region of Vigna angularis cultivar LongXiaoDou No.4 chromosome 10, ASM1680809v1, whole genome shotgun sequence genomic DNA includes:
- the LOC108321279 gene encoding E3 ubiquitin-protein ligase At1g12760 → MVFPGVNEMTLKGLVSLVSNLIGLAEGQRNKDAPLPSCISNLNEDCWCCVCLSRLKARDEIRVLPCSHKFHKICVNRWLKGHHKTCPLCRFSLGAEQKSHRAEIFSEEMLIWFSSFHIAGM, encoded by the coding sequence ATGGTTTTCCCAGGAGTAAATGAGATGACTCTTAAAGGGTTGGTATCACTTGTGAGCAATCTAATTGGCCTAGCCGAGGGGCAAAGGAACAAGGATGCTCCTTTACCTTCTTGCATCAGCAATTTGAATGAAGATTGTTGGTGTTGTGTGTGCCTGTCAAGGTTAAAGGCAAGAGATGAAATCCGTGTTCTTCCTTGCTCTCACAAATTCCATAAGATTTGTGTAAACAGATGGCTTAAGGGTCACCACAAAACATGCCCACTTTGCCGTTTCTCATTGGGAGCAGAGCAGAAGTCTCATCGTGCTGAAATCTTCTCTGAAGAGATGTTGATatggttttcttcttttcatataGCTGGTATGTGA
- the LOC108321270 gene encoding uncharacterized protein LOC108321270, which translates to MVKGSKEILQKAAKTLSDILVCPLSKQPLRYCEESNSLISDAIGVAFPIKNGVPCLVPRDGKILEEEDASKHDSDTNLSAVNEESLGRSA; encoded by the exons ATGGTGAAAGGAAGTAAAGAGATTCTGCAAAAAGCAGCCAAAACCCTATCCGACATCCTCGTTTGCCCTCTCTCTAAGCAACCTTTGAG GTATTGTGAGGAATCAAATTCCCTGATCAGCGATGCTATTGGCGTTGCCTTTCCC ATAAAAAATGGGGTACCGTGCTTGGTTCCAAGAGATGGGAAGATACTTGAGGAAGAAGATGCGTCAAAACATGATAGTGATACCAATTTATCAGCCGTGAATGAAGAGAGTCTTGGAAGAAGTGCCTGA
- the LOC108321303 gene encoding SKP1-like protein 1B, with the protein MSSARKITLKSSDGEAFEVDEAVALESQTIKHMIEDDCADSGIPLPNVTSKILAKVIEYCKKHVDAANPDDKPSEEDLKAWDADFVKVDQATLFDLILAANYLNIKSLLDLTCQTVADMIKGKTPEEIRKTFNIKNDFTPEEEEEVRRENQWAFE; encoded by the exons ATGTCATCGGCGAGGAAGATCACCCTGAAGAGTTCCGACGGGGAGGCGTTCGAGGTGGACGAGGCGGTGGCGCTGGAGTCGCAGACGATAAAGCACATGATTGAGGACGACTGCGCCGACAGCGGCATCCCTCTCCCCAACGTTACCAGCAAGATCCTCGCTAAAGTCATCGAGTACTGCAAAAAACATGTCGATGCCGCCAATCCCGACGACAAACCTTCTGAGGAAGATCTCAAGGCCTGGGACGCGGATTTCGTCAAGGTCGACCAGGCCACGCTCTTCGATCTCATCCTG GCTGCGAACTACCTGAACATCAAGAGCCTGCTGGATCTTACATGCCAGACTGTAGCAGACATGATCAAggggaagactccagaggaaatTCGCAAGACCTTTAACATTAAGAATGACTTCACCcctgaggaagaagaggaagttcGTCGGGAAAATCAATGGGCATTTGAATGA
- the LOC108321286 gene encoding pentatricopeptide repeat-containing protein At3g51320: MARFSTRQRFPFRRTFLTRPITSTRTSSSSLTEAKKPGFSLFSQFETLLRNSCQSARHLLQIQALLVTSSLFRNHFLARTVLSRASRLCDVAYTLLIFRHINSSDTFCVNTVIHAYSDSDAPHQTVIFYFRSLMRGFFPNSYTFVPLVGSCAKMGCIDYGKKCHAQATKNGVDSVLPVQNSLIHMYACCGSVQLARVLFDGMLTRDLVSWNSIIDGHMMVGELNAAHRLFDEMPERNLVTWNVMISGYLKGRNPGYAMKLFRTMGGLGMRGNARTMVCLATACGRSGRLMEGRSVHGSIVRMFVRSSLIIDTALIDMYSKCRRVEAARRVFERMTERNLISWNAMILGSCIRGNPEDGLSLFGVMVGMDGNDREESLRLLPDEVTFIGILCACARAELLAEGRSYFKQMTEVFGLKPNYAHFWCMANLLANVGLADEAEEFLHSMAKFDGLMSCESFLCASLLGLCRFKRDVYLGERIAKLLVNLDPKNLVCYQFLLIIYAVSGQWENVSGVQKLIKERRLGIIPGSSLLDLKNIVHNFKVSNKVQEGIEEVNTMMDEVAHRFRLPSPDLSRS; encoded by the coding sequence ATGGCCAGATTCTCCACGCGCCAACGGTTCCCATTCCGAAGAACCTTTCTCACGCGCCCCATCACCAGCACTCgcacttcatcttcttcgcTCACTGAAGCGAAAAAGCCAGGATTTTCGCTCTTCTCACAATTCGAAACGCTTCTTCGAAACTCCTGCCAAAGTGCTCGCCACCTCCTTCAAATCCAAGCTCTCCTCGTCACTTCAAGCCTCTTCCGCAACCACTTCTTGGCACGCACCGTTTTGAGTCGAGCCTCCCGCTTATGCGACGTCGCTTACACCCTTTTGATCTTTCGCCACATTAACTCCTCCGACACCTTCTGCGTCAACACCGTGATCCACGCCTATTCTGATAGCGATGCACCTCATCAAACTGTTATCTTTTACTTTCGCTCTTTGATGCGTGGGTTCTTTCCGAATAGCTACACCTTTGTTCCACTCGTTGGCTCGTGTGCGAAGATGGGTTGCATTGATTATGGGAAAAAGTGCCATGCGCAGGCCACCAAGAATGGTGTTGACTCTGTGTTGCCTGTCCAGAACTCTTTGATTCACATGTATGCTTGTTGTGGGAGTGTTCAGCTTGCTAGGGTGTTGTTTGATGGCATGTTGACAAGGGATTTGGTCTCGTGGAACTCGATCATCGATGGACACATGATGGTTGGGGAGTTGAATGCTGCACACcgactgtttgatgaaatgcctgaGAGGAATTTGGTTACTTGGAACGTGATGATTAGCGGGTATTTGAAGGGTAGGAACCCTGGATATGCGATGAAGTTGTTTCGCACAATGGGTGGGTTGGGAATGAGGGGTAATGCCAGGACTATGGTTTGTCTGGCTACAGCGTGTGGTCGGTCGGGTAGACTCATGGAAGGGAGATCGGTTCATGGGAGCATTGTTAGGATGTTCGTGAGGTCAAGTTTGATTATAGATACGGCTTTGATTGATATGTACTCTAAATGCAGGAGGGTCGAGGCGGCGCGGAGAGTGTTTGAGAGGATGACAGAAAGGAATTTGATTTCATGGAATGCAATGATCTTAGGGAGCTGCATTCGGGGGAATCCTGAAGATGGACTAAGCCTGTTTGGCGTAATGGTTGGGATGGATGGAAATGACAGGGAAGAGAGTTTGAGGTTGCTCCCTGATGAAGTAACCTTCATTGGCATTCTTTGTGCCTGTGCTCGGGCGGAGCTTTTGGCTGAGGGCAGGTCTTACTTCAAACAGATGACTGAGGTGTTTGGTCTGAAGCCAAATTATGCTCATTTTTGGTGCATGGCAAACCTTCTTGCGAATGTGGGGCTTGCTGATGAGGCAGAAGAGTTTCTGCATAGCATGGCAAAATTTGATGGGCTTATGTCATGTGAGTCATTTTTATGTGCAAGTTTGCTTGGTTTGTGTCGTTTCAAGAGGGATGTGTACTTGGGGGAACGAATTGCTAAGCTTCTTGTTAACTTGGATCCTAAGAACCTGGTCTGTTACCAGTTTCTACTGATCATTTATGCCGTGTCTGGTCAATGGGAGAATGTTTCTGGAGTGCAAAAGCTGATTAAGGAAAGAAGGTTAGGGATAATACCTGGAAGCAGTCTTTTGGACTTGAAAAATATAGTTCACAATTTCAAAGTATCAAATAAAGTCCAAGAGGGAATTGAAGAAGTAAATACGATGATGGATGAAGTAGCTCATAGATTCAGGTTGCCAAGTCCGGATTTAAGTCGGTCATAA